Proteins encoded in a region of the Streptomyces sp. NBC_00258 genome:
- a CDS encoding VOC family protein — MAVAKLGPVVLDCPDPRALASFYAEVLGGTVETEGEADWVDLRLPGAQALAFQAAPGHVPPKWPAPDGSQQFHLDLTVEDLDSAEKEVLALGAKVLEAEDRGRGWRVYADPAGHPFCLCAC; from the coding sequence ATGGCTGTCGCCAAACTGGGCCCCGTCGTTCTGGACTGTCCCGACCCCCGCGCGCTCGCTTCGTTCTACGCCGAGGTGCTGGGCGGCACCGTCGAGACCGAGGGGGAGGCCGACTGGGTCGACCTCCGGCTGCCCGGCGCACAGGCGCTGGCGTTCCAGGCCGCCCCCGGCCACGTACCGCCGAAGTGGCCCGCGCCCGACGGCTCCCAGCAGTTCCATCTGGACCTGACGGTCGAGGACCTGGACTCGGCGGAGAAGGAGGTCCTGGCGCTGGGCGCGAAGGTGCTCGAAGCGGAGGACCGGGGGCGGGGGTGGCGGGTGTACGCGGATCCGGCCGGGCACCCGTTCTGCCTCTGCGCCTGCTGA
- a CDS encoding cupredoxin domain-containing protein, producing MRSKDTGERRRRAPAGNRALLVAGLGAAFAAVLSLGLLQATAGSASTTDSAAGAAQAPAAAAAEAAEARPAAAAAADHKVDIMGNKFGDGKQLVVKVGETVQWTNHDTAPHTVTTTKGPKKFDSGTLQQGDSWSYTFTTAGTYEYYCAVHPDMVASVKVVADDSGSTGGSTGGSTGGSGSGGTSGGSTGGSSGGTSGGSTGGSGSGGTSGGDTGGTSGGGSGGTSGGSTGGGTGGGDGGDEQCASVQDVLLPILQHLNTAHLERSPGEQVQDALALDSYIKMHTVWVESILTPATEGGGAVADDTLGVLLQHINSAHLEESLGQQITDLLNVDSYVKMHTVWAEHLLAPTTGYLTSSC from the coding sequence ATGCGCAGTAAAGACACCGGTGAACGGCGCCGTCGGGCGCCCGCCGGGAACCGGGCCCTCCTCGTCGCCGGGCTCGGCGCCGCCTTCGCGGCGGTGCTCAGCCTGGGGCTGCTTCAGGCGACGGCCGGTTCGGCGTCGACGACCGACTCGGCGGCGGGCGCGGCTCAGGCGCCCGCAGCCGCGGCGGCCGAGGCAGCCGAGGCGCGTCCCGCGGCAGCCGCCGCGGCCGACCACAAGGTCGACATCATGGGCAACAAGTTCGGCGACGGGAAGCAGTTGGTCGTCAAGGTCGGCGAGACCGTGCAGTGGACCAACCACGACACGGCCCCGCACACCGTCACCACCACCAAGGGCCCGAAGAAGTTCGACTCGGGCACCCTCCAGCAGGGCGACTCCTGGTCGTACACCTTCACCACGGCGGGCACGTACGAGTACTACTGCGCGGTGCACCCGGACATGGTGGCGTCCGTGAAGGTCGTCGCGGACGACAGCGGGTCCACGGGCGGATCCACCGGCGGATCCACTGGTGGTTCCGGGAGCGGCGGTACGTCCGGTGGCTCCACGGGCGGCTCCTCCGGCGGTACGTCGGGGGGCTCGACCGGGGGTTCCGGCTCGGGCGGTACGAGCGGGGGTGACACCGGCGGCACGTCCGGAGGCGGCTCCGGCGGAACCAGCGGTGGCAGCACCGGTGGCGGCACGGGCGGTGGGGACGGCGGCGACGAGCAGTGCGCCAGCGTCCAGGACGTGCTGCTGCCGATCCTGCAGCACCTCAACACCGCGCACCTGGAGCGTTCGCCGGGTGAGCAGGTGCAGGACGCGCTGGCCCTCGACTCGTACATCAAGATGCACACCGTCTGGGTCGAGAGCATCCTCACGCCCGCCACGGAAGGCGGGGGCGCGGTCGCCGACGACACCCTCGGTGTGCTGCTCCAGCACATCAACTCGGCGCATCTGGAGGAGTCGCTCGGCCAGCAGATCACCGATCTGCTCAACGTCGACAGCTACGTGAAGATGCACACGGTCTGGGCCGAGCACCTGCTCGCACCCACGACGGGCTATCTGACCAGCAGCTGCTGA
- a CDS encoding UDP-glucose dehydrogenase family protein, translating into MALKITVIGTGYLGATHAAAMAELGFEVLGLDVVPEKIEMLQRGEVPMYEPGLEELLAKHVAGIEGSSGRLRFTMDWAEVAEFGDIHFVCVNTPQKHGEYACDMSYVDAAFASLAPHLTGPALVVGKSTVPVGSAERLARTLVELAPAGEEVELGWNPEFLREGLAVQDTLHPDRIVAGVRSERAEKLLREVYATPMAEGTPFVVTDFPTAELVKTAANSFLATKISFINAMAEVCEAAGGDVVKLAEAIGYDDRIGRKFLRAGIGFGGGCLPKDIRAFMARAGELGADQALTFLREIDSINMRRRGQMVEMTREALGGGSFLGKRIAVLGATFKPDSDDVRDSPALNVAGQIHLQGGQVTVYDPKGMDNARRLFPTLAYAETAAEAVRGAHAVLHLTEWREFRELDPAALGEAVTDRIVLDGRNALDPAVWRAAGWTYRAMGRPAA; encoded by the coding sequence ATGGCCCTCAAGATCACCGTGATCGGCACCGGCTACCTCGGCGCCACGCACGCCGCGGCCATGGCCGAGCTCGGGTTCGAGGTGCTGGGACTCGACGTCGTACCCGAGAAGATCGAGATGCTCCAGCGGGGCGAGGTCCCGATGTACGAGCCGGGTCTCGAAGAGCTGCTGGCCAAGCACGTCGCCGGTATCGAGGGGTCCAGCGGGCGGCTGCGGTTCACCATGGACTGGGCCGAGGTCGCGGAGTTCGGCGACATCCACTTCGTCTGCGTGAACACCCCGCAGAAGCACGGCGAGTACGCGTGCGACATGTCGTACGTCGACGCCGCCTTCGCCTCGCTCGCACCCCATCTGACGGGCCCCGCCCTCGTCGTCGGCAAGTCCACCGTGCCCGTGGGGTCGGCCGAGCGGCTGGCCCGCACGCTGGTCGAACTCGCCCCCGCCGGCGAGGAGGTCGAGCTGGGCTGGAACCCCGAGTTCCTGCGCGAGGGCCTCGCCGTCCAGGACACCCTGCACCCCGACCGCATCGTCGCCGGCGTCCGCAGTGAGCGCGCCGAGAAGCTGCTGCGCGAGGTGTACGCGACGCCGATGGCCGAGGGCACGCCCTTCGTGGTGACCGACTTCCCGACCGCCGAGCTGGTGAAGACCGCCGCGAACTCCTTCCTCGCCACCAAGATCTCCTTCATCAACGCCATGGCCGAGGTCTGCGAGGCCGCCGGCGGCGACGTCGTGAAGCTCGCCGAGGCGATCGGGTACGACGACCGGATCGGAAGGAAGTTCCTGCGCGCCGGGATCGGCTTCGGCGGCGGATGCCTCCCCAAGGACATTCGCGCGTTCATGGCGCGCGCCGGTGAGCTGGGCGCCGACCAGGCGCTCACCTTCCTGCGCGAGATCGACTCCATCAATATGCGGCGCCGCGGTCAGATGGTGGAAATGACGCGAGAGGCCCTGGGCGGCGGTTCTTTCCTCGGGAAGCGGATCGCGGTGCTCGGCGCCACGTTCAAGCCGGATTCGGACGACGTCCGGGATTCGCCCGCGCTGAACGTCGCCGGGCAGATTCATCTGCAGGGCGGCCAGGTCACGGTCTACGACCCCAAGGGCATGGACAACGCCCGGCGCCTCTTTCCGACGCTGGCGTACGCGGAGACGGCAGCGGAGGCCGTACGTGGCGCCCATGCCGTCCTGCACCTCACCGAGTGGCGTGAGTTCCGCGAGCTGGACCCGGCGGCGCTCGGCGAGGCCGTGACGGACCGGATCGTGCTGGACGGCCGCAACGCGCTCGACCCCGCCGTGTGGCGGGCCGCGGGCTGGACGTACCGGGCGATGGGGCGACCGGCCGCCTGA
- a CDS encoding copper resistance CopC/CopD family protein, which produces MTTRPRSLTSRLAAPLLAVLTALLYVLAGAAPASAHTELVRSTPKDGTELGKAPAHLTLTFDEPVELSDVRVMTLDGDRLPVARAPRGGGDTVRAALPDVAPRTGELALSWSVVDEEDGHASSGRLTFGIGTAAAPATAQDRGDEAAPAPSPSVRHGLVAARWAGYLSLALFIGGIAFVALLWPRGAGEPRARAMLALAWTVGLLSTVVALGLQGAYAELGGVRDALSASVYANVLTTGPGLALAARGLLWVLAAVVLSALLQGGARTARSPGWRVGALAVSLGLLRATGMTGHNSEGTEPTWGALADLVHLLGASLWIGGLAMLAVAVLPRRDPDELALVVPGYSKLAGASVAAIAVAGLVLAWQVVGSYDALLHTSYGRLLLVKTGVLALVLFAAWRSRQWVRTRLELAVLLRGEAATVRPFGYSVAAETGLVLVVLAVTSLLVTADPGR; this is translated from the coding sequence GTGACAACGCGACCCCGCTCCCTCACCTCCCGCCTCGCCGCTCCCCTCCTCGCCGTCCTCACCGCCCTGCTGTACGTCCTCGCAGGCGCGGCCCCCGCCTCCGCCCACACCGAGCTGGTCCGCTCGACTCCCAAGGACGGCACGGAACTCGGCAAGGCACCCGCCCACCTCACCCTCACCTTCGACGAGCCCGTCGAGCTGTCCGACGTACGCGTGATGACGCTCGACGGTGACCGACTCCCCGTCGCCCGTGCCCCGCGCGGGGGCGGCGACACCGTGCGGGCCGCGCTCCCCGACGTGGCTCCGAGGACCGGTGAACTCGCTCTCTCCTGGTCCGTCGTCGACGAGGAGGACGGGCACGCGTCCTCCGGCCGGCTGACGTTCGGCATCGGTACGGCGGCGGCGCCCGCCACCGCCCAGGACCGCGGCGACGAGGCCGCACCCGCGCCCTCCCCCTCGGTGCGGCACGGCCTCGTCGCCGCTCGCTGGGCCGGTTACCTCTCGCTGGCCCTGTTCATCGGCGGGATCGCGTTCGTCGCGCTCCTCTGGCCGCGCGGGGCTGGTGAGCCGCGGGCACGGGCGATGCTCGCCCTCGCCTGGACGGTCGGGCTGCTCTCGACGGTCGTGGCGCTCGGACTGCAGGGCGCGTACGCCGAGTTGGGCGGCGTCCGCGACGCGCTCTCCGCGTCGGTGTACGCGAACGTGCTCACCACCGGGCCGGGTCTCGCGCTCGCCGCCCGCGGGCTGCTCTGGGTGCTCGCCGCCGTCGTGCTGAGCGCGCTGCTCCAGGGCGGTGCCCGTACGGCACGCTCGCCCGGCTGGCGGGTGGGTGCCCTCGCCGTGTCGCTCGGGCTGCTGCGGGCGACCGGGATGACGGGCCACAACTCCGAGGGCACGGAACCGACCTGGGGCGCGCTGGCCGACCTGGTGCATCTGCTCGGGGCGAGTCTGTGGATCGGCGGTCTGGCCATGCTCGCGGTGGCCGTGCTGCCGCGCCGGGACCCCGACGAGCTGGCGCTGGTCGTGCCCGGCTACTCGAAGCTCGCGGGCGCGTCGGTGGCCGCGATCGCCGTGGCCGGCCTGGTGCTGGCCTGGCAGGTCGTGGGCTCGTACGACGCCCTGCTGCATACCTCGTACGGGCGGTTGCTGCTGGTCAAGACCGGTGTGCTGGCCCTCGTTCTGTTCGCCGCGTGGCGCAGCCGTCAGTGGGTGCGTACGCGTCTGGAACTCGCCGTGCTGCTGCGCGGCGAGGCCGCCACCGTGCGGCCCTTCGGTTACTCGGTCGCGGCGGAGACGGGGCTCGTCCTCGTCGTGCTCGCCGTGACGAGTCTCCTGGTCACGGCCGATCCAGGCCGCTGA
- a CDS encoding acyl-CoA dehydrogenase family protein: MAGSADFDLYRPSEEHDMLRDAIRSLSEAKIAPYAAAVDEEARFPREALDALVSSDLHAVHVPETYGGAGADALATVIVIEEVARVCASSSLIPAVNKLGSLPVILSGSEDLKKKYLGPLAKGDAMFSYALSEPDAGSDAAGMKTKAVRDGDFYVLNGVKRWITNAGESEYYTVMAVTDPTKRSKGISAFVVEKSDEGVSFGAPEKKLGIKGSPTREVYLDNVRIPADRMIGEEGTGFATAMKTLDHTRITIAAQALGIAQGALDYAKGYVQERKQFGKAIADFQGIQFMLADMAMKIEAARQLTYAAAAKSERGDSDLTFQGAAAKCFASDVAMEVTTDAVQLLGGYGYTRDYPVERMMRDAKITQIYEGTNQVQRIVMARNLP; the protein is encoded by the coding sequence TTGGCCGGATCGGCTGATTTCGACCTGTACCGCCCGTCCGAGGAGCACGACATGCTCCGCGACGCGATCCGCTCGCTGTCCGAGGCGAAGATCGCGCCCTACGCCGCGGCGGTGGACGAGGAAGCCCGTTTCCCGCGGGAGGCGCTGGACGCCCTGGTCTCCTCCGACCTGCACGCCGTGCACGTGCCGGAGACGTACGGCGGTGCGGGCGCGGACGCGCTGGCGACGGTCATCGTGATCGAGGAGGTGGCGCGGGTCTGTGCCAGCTCCTCCCTGATCCCCGCGGTGAACAAGCTGGGCTCGCTCCCGGTGATCCTCTCCGGCTCCGAGGACCTGAAGAAGAAGTACCTGGGCCCGCTGGCCAAGGGCGACGCGATGTTCTCGTACGCGCTCTCCGAGCCGGACGCGGGCTCGGACGCGGCGGGCATGAAGACGAAGGCGGTCCGCGACGGCGACTTCTACGTCCTGAACGGCGTGAAGCGCTGGATCACCAACGCGGGCGAGTCGGAGTACTACACGGTGATGGCCGTGACCGACCCCACCAAGCGCTCCAAGGGCATCTCGGCCTTCGTCGTGGAGAAGTCGGACGAGGGTGTCTCCTTCGGCGCCCCGGAGAAGAAGCTCGGCATCAAGGGCTCCCCGACGCGCGAGGTCTACCTCGACAACGTTCGCATCCCGGCCGACCGCATGATCGGCGAGGAGGGCACGGGCTTCGCCACCGCGATGAAGACCCTGGACCACACCCGCATCACGATCGCCGCCCAGGCCCTCGGTATCGCGCAGGGCGCCCTGGACTACGCCAAGGGTTACGTCCAGGAGCGCAAGCAGTTCGGCAAGGCGATCGCCGACTTCCAGGGCATCCAGTTCATGCTCGCCGACATGGCCATGAAGATCGAGGCCGCCCGCCAGCTCACGTACGCGGCGGCGGCCAAGTCGGAGCGCGGTGACAGCGACCTGACCTTCCAGGGGGCGGCGGCCAAGTGCTTCGCCTCCGACGTGGCGATGGAGGTCACCACGGACGCCGTCCAGCTCCTCGGCGGTTACGGCTACACCCGCGACTACCCGGTCGAGCGCATGATGCGCGACGCCAAGATCACCCAGATCTACGAGGGCACGAACCAGGTCCAGCGCATCGTGATGGCCCGCAACCTGCCGTAG
- a CDS encoding YciI family protein, producing MPRYLSMIRIDEQNAPAEGPSDELMARMGELIEEMTKAGVLLDTSGLKPTAEGTRVRWEGGEMSVTDGPFTEAKEVVGGYAMLQAKDKAEAVEWTKRFLQIHEAHWTVTCEVREIVEG from the coding sequence ATGCCTCGCTACCTGTCGATGATCCGTATCGATGAGCAGAACGCGCCCGCCGAGGGGCCGAGCGACGAGCTCATGGCGCGGATGGGGGAGCTGATCGAGGAGATGACGAAGGCCGGGGTGCTGCTGGACACCTCGGGGCTGAAGCCGACCGCCGAGGGGACGCGGGTGCGGTGGGAGGGCGGCGAGATGTCCGTCACCGACGGGCCGTTCACCGAGGCCAAGGAGGTCGTCGGCGGGTACGCGATGCTGCAGGCCAAGGACAAGGCCGAGGCCGTCGAGTGGACCAAGCGGTTCCTCCAGATCCACGAGGCCCACTGGACGGTGACCTGCGAGGTACGGGAGATCGTCGAAGGCTGA
- a CDS encoding dipeptidase, giving the protein MADLQDELHATAEVGELDRPDVEGEFEPDVLEDERGLAVDAGPAGDAADDPLVRAHALLAAHPVADGYSGLPWALRHLPWYDLELGESTIDTDVPRLREGHVAALFWSLHLPEGLVGERAVGATLEQLDLVKTVVEAHPEGLRMAHSAAQVTDARNCGRVAVLLGPAAAAALDDSLGILRALHSLGLRVLTLSGASWAGQNGLTRFGEEVVRETNRIGVLVDLSGASDATVRRALTISKSPVVFTRSAARALRPHPANLPDDVLVELGITKGLCLVPLTAEQTGPSVRDVADHLDHVRALAGPECVGLSGTYDSGAAHPQDLSDASGYPRLVAELLGRGWSESDLALLTWGNVQRVLRSADFTARAARSRREPSTAKIAELDG; this is encoded by the coding sequence ATGGCAGATCTGCAGGACGAACTGCACGCAACCGCCGAGGTGGGCGAGCTGGATCGCCCCGATGTGGAGGGGGAGTTCGAGCCGGATGTTCTTGAGGACGAGCGGGGGCTCGCAGTCGATGCCGGACCCGCGGGGGACGCGGCCGACGACCCCCTGGTCCGTGCGCACGCCCTTCTCGCCGCCCACCCCGTCGCCGACGGCTACAGCGGTCTGCCGTGGGCGCTGCGGCACCTCCCCTGGTACGACCTGGAGCTCGGCGAGAGCACGATAGACACGGATGTGCCCAGGCTGAGAGAAGGGCACGTGGCGGCGTTGTTCTGGTCGCTGCATCTGCCCGAGGGCCTCGTCGGCGAGCGTGCGGTCGGGGCCACGCTGGAGCAGCTCGACCTGGTGAAGACCGTGGTGGAGGCCCATCCGGAGGGCCTGCGGATGGCGCACAGCGCGGCGCAGGTCACGGACGCCAGGAACTGCGGGCGGGTCGCCGTGCTGCTCGGTCCCGCGGCCGCCGCCGCGCTGGACGACTCGCTGGGCATCCTGCGCGCGCTGCACTCTCTCGGCCTGCGCGTCCTCACCCTCTCCGGCGCGTCCTGGGCCGGCCAGAACGGGCTGACCAGGTTCGGCGAGGAGGTCGTGCGCGAGACGAACCGCATCGGCGTACTCGTCGACCTGTCCGGTGCTTCCGACGCGACCGTCCGCCGTGCCCTCACCATCTCCAAGTCCCCGGTCGTCTTCACCCGCTCCGCCGCCCGCGCCCTGCGCCCCCACCCGGCGAACCTCCCCGACGACGTGCTCGTCGAACTCGGCATCACCAAGGGCCTGTGCCTCGTACCGCTGACCGCCGAGCAGACGGGCCCGTCGGTACGGGACGTCGCGGACCACCTCGACCACGTACGCGCGCTCGCGGGCCCGGAGTGCGTCGGTCTCTCGGGGACGTACGACTCCGGGGCCGCGCACCCCCAGGACCTGTCCGACGCCTCGGGGTATCCGCGCCTGGTGGCCGAACTCCTCGGCCGCGGCTGGTCCGAGTCCGACCTGGCCCTGCTCACCTGGGGCAACGTCCAACGCGTCCTGCGCAGCGCGGACTTCACGGCCCGCGCCGCCCGCAGCCGCCGCGAGCCGTCCACGGCGAAGATCGCCGAGTTGGACGGCTAG
- a CDS encoding CGNR zinc finger domain-containing protein translates to MNDRAPAPGGLALLQSLVNTLDIESGADSLDTAEGRAGLGLAEADVEAARELRESLRAVCLAHAGHPAHREVRPLDVLLASAPLVVTVSAADGSAVLRPADPADLTSRVAAAVAESLTAGTWLRLKACEAPDCHWAYYDRSPAGRGRWCSMSVCGARAKMRRYRAK, encoded by the coding sequence ATGAATGACCGTGCGCCCGCACCCGGTGGGCTGGCCCTGCTCCAGTCCCTGGTGAACACCCTGGACATCGAGTCGGGTGCCGACTCCCTGGACACGGCGGAGGGGCGCGCGGGGCTGGGCCTGGCGGAGGCCGACGTGGAGGCCGCGCGGGAACTGCGCGAGTCGCTGCGGGCCGTCTGTCTCGCGCACGCGGGCCATCCGGCGCACCGGGAGGTACGCCCTCTCGACGTGCTGCTCGCGTCGGCGCCGCTCGTCGTCACCGTCTCCGCGGCCGACGGCTCGGCGGTGCTCCGGCCGGCGGACCCGGCCGACCTCACCTCCCGGGTCGCCGCGGCCGTCGCCGAGTCCCTCACCGCCGGCACCTGGCTCCGCCTCAAGGCCTGCGAGGCGCCGGACTGCCACTGGGCGTACTACGACCGCAGCCCGGCGGGGCGTGGCCGCTGGTGCTCGATGTCGGTCTGCGGGGCGCGGGCGAAGATGCGCCGCTATCGCGCCAAGTAG
- a CDS encoding cupredoxin domain-containing protein yields MSAGWRERRVPTGAAAFAMLAVLVLLVPLLLLWAAPGPASAATYRVAMKGYAFSPAALTVPVGSTVTWTNQDTAPHDVKTTSGPVSIHSPMLQKGQSWSFTFTTAGSYGYYCTVHPDMTARIVVQAAPTSAAPTHTHTGSDDHESGTGAGAGTGTGSGTGHHTAPTTSAASPAGRSKSPTPTKSPSAPPTSAPAAAAAPSAAGPAANPQALEPTASARPLDGLLVLAGVVAGVAVLCLLLVGSRSAAREKQDTA; encoded by the coding sequence GTGAGCGCGGGATGGCGGGAGCGGCGTGTGCCGACGGGAGCCGCCGCATTCGCCATGCTCGCCGTACTCGTCCTGCTGGTACCGCTGTTGCTGCTGTGGGCGGCGCCCGGGCCCGCGTCGGCGGCCACCTACCGGGTGGCGATGAAGGGGTACGCGTTCAGCCCCGCGGCCCTCACCGTCCCGGTGGGCTCCACGGTGACCTGGACCAACCAGGACACGGCCCCGCACGACGTGAAGACCACCTCCGGGCCGGTCTCCATCCACTCGCCGATGCTGCAGAAGGGGCAGAGCTGGAGCTTCACGTTCACGACGGCCGGGTCGTACGGGTACTACTGCACCGTGCACCCGGACATGACGGCCCGGATCGTGGTCCAGGCGGCGCCGACATCCGCGGCGCCGACTCATACGCACACGGGGTCGGACGATCACGAGTCCGGGACGGGAGCTGGGGCCGGGACGGGCACCGGGTCCGGGACCGGGCACCACACGGCTCCGACGACTTCGGCAGCCTCTCCGGCGGGGCGTTCCAAATCGCCGACTCCCACCAAGTCCCCGTCCGCGCCGCCGACTTCGGCTCCCGCGGCCGCGGCGGCACCTTCGGCAGCAGGTCCGGCGGCGAACCCACAAGCCCTGGAACCAACCGCCTCCGCCCGTCCCCTCGACGGCCTGCTCGTCCTGGCGGGAGTCGTGGCGGGCGTGGCCGTGCTGTGTCTGCTGCTGGTGGGTTCGCGCTCGGCGGCGAGGGAGAAACAGGACACCGCGTAG
- a CDS encoding Uma2 family endonuclease, translating to MTPMTSDQPQMLVEEFEELARHAPETVALEFLNGKVGVKPMPDGNHGTIVAWLLQRCMQHRPDLFFSRNRGLKVEAYPNGRARPDGSLAPQTFFAGKGEWSEPEGVLMVVEVTSRDSDANRRDRIEKPTGYATTGIPVYLLIDREAATVTVHSEPKGSRYRSGTPQPFGTVIELPNPVGFTLETEKLKDFAD from the coding sequence ATGACCCCCATGACTTCCGATCAGCCCCAGATGCTCGTCGAGGAATTCGAGGAGCTCGCCCGCCATGCGCCGGAAACGGTGGCGCTGGAGTTCTTGAACGGAAAGGTTGGGGTCAAGCCCATGCCGGACGGCAATCATGGGACGATCGTCGCCTGGCTTCTCCAACGATGTATGCAGCATCGTCCTGACCTGTTCTTTTCCCGGAACAGGGGGCTCAAGGTCGAGGCGTACCCCAATGGGAGGGCCCGCCCTGACGGGTCGCTGGCGCCGCAGACGTTCTTCGCGGGCAAGGGGGAGTGGTCAGAGCCCGAGGGAGTGCTGATGGTCGTCGAAGTCACGTCCCGTGACAGCGACGCGAACCGGCGTGACCGGATCGAGAAGCCAACGGGTTACGCGACCACAGGTATCCCCGTCTACCTGCTGATTGATCGCGAGGCAGCGACTGTCACTGTCCACTCGGAGCCGAAAGGCAGTAGGTACCGCTCCGGCACCCCACAACCGTTCGGCACCGTGATCGAGCTGCCGAACCCTGTCGGCTTCACCCTGGAGACCGAGAAGCTCAAGGACTTCGCCGACTGA
- a CDS encoding RNA polymerase sigma factor, whose protein sequence is MTPEPQPEPQPESEPDPETGPEAGPETGPPETGPTGTPAPAAAPAHAIETVFRIESPRIIAGVARIVRDVGIAEELAQDALVAALEQWPREGVPGNPGAWLMATAKHRAIDLVRRRERYARKLVEMGRDLEAAEPYGHGHVDEPADPDDIDDDLLRLVFTACHPVLSAEARIALTLRLLGGLTTVEIARAYLVPEATVAQRIVRAKRTLAAKAVAFEVPYGPEREARLGSVLEVIYLIFNEGYAATAGDDLLRPALCEDALRLARVLAELMPKEPEVHGLAALLEIQASRSAARTGPSGEPVLLRDQQRSRWNRLLIRRGFAALARAEAVSTGGGPGPYVLQAAIAACHAHAYTYEETDWARIATLYGLLAARTPSPVVELNRAVAVSMAEGPEAGLAIVDALVAEPALRGYYLLPSVRGDLLVRLGRVGEARGEFEKAASLTRNERERGLLLGRAEQCG, encoded by the coding sequence GTGACACCAGAGCCACAGCCAGAACCTCAGCCGGAGTCGGAGCCAGATCCTGAGACGGGCCCTGAGGCAGGGCCCGAGACCGGGCCGCCCGAGACCGGGCCGACAGGTACCCCCGCGCCGGCCGCCGCCCCCGCCCACGCCATCGAAACCGTCTTCCGTATCGAGTCGCCCCGCATCATCGCCGGGGTCGCGCGCATCGTGCGGGACGTCGGGATCGCGGAGGAACTGGCGCAGGACGCGCTGGTCGCCGCGTTGGAGCAGTGGCCCCGGGAGGGGGTGCCCGGCAATCCCGGGGCCTGGCTCATGGCCACGGCCAAGCACCGGGCGATCGATCTCGTACGGCGGCGCGAGCGGTACGCGCGCAAGCTCGTGGAGATGGGGCGGGACCTGGAGGCGGCCGAGCCGTACGGGCACGGGCACGTCGACGAGCCGGCCGATCCCGACGACATCGACGACGACCTGCTGCGACTCGTCTTCACCGCGTGCCATCCCGTGCTGTCCGCCGAGGCCCGGATCGCCCTCACCCTGCGGCTGCTCGGCGGGCTGACCACCGTCGAGATCGCCCGTGCCTACCTCGTCCCGGAGGCGACCGTCGCCCAGCGCATCGTGCGCGCCAAGCGGACGCTCGCCGCGAAGGCCGTCGCCTTCGAGGTGCCGTACGGGCCCGAGCGCGAGGCCCGGCTCGGGTCCGTACTCGAAGTCATCTACCTGATCTTCAACGAGGGGTACGCGGCCACCGCGGGCGACGACCTGCTGCGCCCCGCGCTCTGCGAGGACGCCCTCCGACTCGCGCGAGTGCTCGCCGAGTTGATGCCCAAGGAGCCCGAAGTGCACGGGCTGGCCGCCCTGTTGGAGATCCAGGCATCGCGGTCGGCCGCGCGCACCGGGCCGTCGGGCGAGCCCGTACTGCTCAGGGACCAGCAGCGCTCCCGGTGGAACCGGCTCCTCATCCGCCGCGGGTTCGCCGCCCTCGCCCGGGCGGAGGCCGTGTCCACGGGGGGCGGTCCCGGGCCGTACGTGCTGCAGGCCGCCATCGCCGCGTGCCATGCCCACGCCTATACGTACGAGGAGACCGACTGGGCGCGGATCGCCACGCTGTACGGGCTGCTTGCCGCCCGGACTCCGTCTCCGGTCGTCGAGCTGAACCGGGCCGTTGCCGTCTCCATGGCCGAGGGGCCCGAGGCCGGGCTCGCCATCGTGGACGCGTTGGTCGCCGAACCGGCGCTGCGGGGCTATTACCTGCTGCCCAGTGTGCGGGGGGATCTGCTGGTGCGGCTCGGACGGGTGGGGGAGGCGCGGGGGGAGTTCGAGAAGGCGGCCTCGTTGACGCGGAACGAGAGGGAACGGGGGCTTTTGCTGGGGCGGGCGGAGCAGTGCGGGTAG